The Meleagris gallopavo isolate NT-WF06-2002-E0010 breed Aviagen turkey brand Nicholas breeding stock chromosome 10, Turkey_5.1, whole genome shotgun sequence genome contains a region encoding:
- the LOC104912422 gene encoding multiple PDZ domain protein-like isoform X2 has product MRNASQETVATILKCAQGLVHLELGRLRAGSWLSSRKTSQNSQVNQQSAHSHFHPALAPVLSTLQNFVSTKRSSADVSQRNSGADTGPRTVEITRGPNDALGISIAGGKGSPLGDIPIFIAMIQASGVAARTQRLRVGDRIVSLNGQPLDGLSHADAVNLLKNAYGSIILQVVADTNISAIATQLESMSAGCSVNSSSEHASEDPEAPQPKIITLEKGSDGLGFSIVGGYGSPHGDLPIYVKTIFAKGAAADDGRLKRGDQILAVNGEALEGVTHEQAVAILKRQKGTVTLSVLS; this is encoded by the exons ATGAGAAATGCCTCACAGGAGACTGTTGCCACTATACTTAAG TGTGCCCAAGGCCTGGTGCATCTCGAGCTGGGGAGACTGCGAGCTGGGTCGTGGCTGTCATCGAGGAAAACATCCCAAAACAGTCAG GTGAACCAACAGAGTGCCCACAGCCACTTCCACCCCGCGCTCGCTCCGGTCCTCTCGACGTTGCAGAATTTTGTCAGCACAAAAAGATCTTCAGCAGACGTGTCTCAAAGAAACTCAG GAGCAGATACGGGCCCAAGGACTGTGGAGATAACAAGG gGACCAAATGATGCTCTTGGTATCAGCATAGCAGGAGGAAAGGGGAGTCCATTAGGAGATATTCCCATCTTCATTGCTATGATTCAGGCTAGTGGTGTGGCAGCACGGACCCAAAGACTCAGA GTTGGAGATCGGATTGTCAGTCTTAATGGGCAACCTTTGGATGGGCTGTCTCATGCAGATGCTGTTAATCTACTAAAGAATGCTTATGGGAGCATTATCCTGCAG GTCGTAGCTGATACCAACATCAGTGCCATTGCTACCCAACTGGAGAGCATGTCTGCAGGATGTAGTGTCAACTCTTCTTCTGAGCATGCTTCTGAAGATCCAGA AGCACCTCAGCCTAAGATTATTACTTTGGAGAAAGGCTCTGATGGACTGGGATTTAGTATTGTGGGGGGGTATGGAAGTCCCCATGGAGACCTGCCCATTTATGTCAAGACTATATTTGCCAAG ggagcagctgcGGACGATGGCAGACTGAAGCGCGGCGATCAGATTTTAGCAGTTAATGGGGAAGCTTTGGAAGGTGTTACCCATGAGCAAGCTGTAGCTATTCTGAAGCGCCAGAAAGGAACTGTGACATTATCGGTGTTATCATGA
- the LOC104912422 gene encoding inaD-like protein isoform X3, producing MRNASQETVATILKCAQGLVHLELGRLRAGSWLSSRKTSQNSQVNQQSAHSHFHPALAPVLSTLQNFVSTKRSSADVSQRNSVGADTGPRTVEITRGPNDALGISIAGGKGSPLGDIPIFIAMIQASGVAARTQRLRVGDRIVSLNGQPLDGLSHADAVNLLKNAYGSIILQVVADTNISAIATQLESMSAGCSVNSSSEHASEDPEEQLRTMAD from the exons ATGAGAAATGCCTCACAGGAGACTGTTGCCACTATACTTAAG TGTGCCCAAGGCCTGGTGCATCTCGAGCTGGGGAGACTGCGAGCTGGGTCGTGGCTGTCATCGAGGAAAACATCCCAAAACAGTCAG GTGAACCAACAGAGTGCCCACAGCCACTTCCACCCCGCGCTCGCTCCGGTCCTCTCGACGTTGCAGAATTTTGTCAGCACAAAAAGATCTTCAGCAGACGTGTCTCAAAGAAACTCAG TAGGAGCAGATACGGGCCCAAGGACTGTGGAGATAACAAGG gGACCAAATGATGCTCTTGGTATCAGCATAGCAGGAGGAAAGGGGAGTCCATTAGGAGATATTCCCATCTTCATTGCTATGATTCAGGCTAGTGGTGTGGCAGCACGGACCCAAAGACTCAGA GTTGGAGATCGGATTGTCAGTCTTAATGGGCAACCTTTGGATGGGCTGTCTCATGCAGATGCTGTTAATCTACTAAAGAATGCTTATGGGAGCATTATCCTGCAG GTCGTAGCTGATACCAACATCAGTGCCATTGCTACCCAACTGGAGAGCATGTCTGCAGGATGTAGTGTCAACTCTTCTTCTGAGCATGCTTCTGAAGATCCAGA ggagcagctgcGGACGATGGCAGACTGA
- the LOC104912422 gene encoding multiple PDZ domain protein-like isoform X1, with product MRNASQETVATILKCAQGLVHLELGRLRAGSWLSSRKTSQNSQVNQQSAHSHFHPALAPVLSTLQNFVSTKRSSADVSQRNSVGADTGPRTVEITRGPNDALGISIAGGKGSPLGDIPIFIAMIQASGVAARTQRLRVGDRIVSLNGQPLDGLSHADAVNLLKNAYGSIILQVVADTNISAIATQLESMSAGCSVNSSSEHASEDPEAPQPKIITLEKGSDGLGFSIVGGYGSPHGDLPIYVKTIFAKGAAADDGRLKRGDQILAVNGEALEGVTHEQAVAILKRQKGTVTLSVLS from the exons ATGAGAAATGCCTCACAGGAGACTGTTGCCACTATACTTAAG TGTGCCCAAGGCCTGGTGCATCTCGAGCTGGGGAGACTGCGAGCTGGGTCGTGGCTGTCATCGAGGAAAACATCCCAAAACAGTCAG GTGAACCAACAGAGTGCCCACAGCCACTTCCACCCCGCGCTCGCTCCGGTCCTCTCGACGTTGCAGAATTTTGTCAGCACAAAAAGATCTTCAGCAGACGTGTCTCAAAGAAACTCAG TAGGAGCAGATACGGGCCCAAGGACTGTGGAGATAACAAGG gGACCAAATGATGCTCTTGGTATCAGCATAGCAGGAGGAAAGGGGAGTCCATTAGGAGATATTCCCATCTTCATTGCTATGATTCAGGCTAGTGGTGTGGCAGCACGGACCCAAAGACTCAGA GTTGGAGATCGGATTGTCAGTCTTAATGGGCAACCTTTGGATGGGCTGTCTCATGCAGATGCTGTTAATCTACTAAAGAATGCTTATGGGAGCATTATCCTGCAG GTCGTAGCTGATACCAACATCAGTGCCATTGCTACCCAACTGGAGAGCATGTCTGCAGGATGTAGTGTCAACTCTTCTTCTGAGCATGCTTCTGAAGATCCAGA AGCACCTCAGCCTAAGATTATTACTTTGGAGAAAGGCTCTGATGGACTGGGATTTAGTATTGTGGGGGGGTATGGAAGTCCCCATGGAGACCTGCCCATTTATGTCAAGACTATATTTGCCAAG ggagcagctgcGGACGATGGCAGACTGAAGCGCGGCGATCAGATTTTAGCAGTTAATGGGGAAGCTTTGGAAGGTGTTACCCATGAGCAAGCTGTAGCTATTCTGAAGCGCCAGAAAGGAACTGTGACATTATCGGTGTTATCATGA